A window of the Microplitis mediator isolate UGA2020A chromosome 5, iyMicMedi2.1, whole genome shotgun sequence genome harbors these coding sequences:
- the LOC130667899 gene encoding uncharacterized protein LOC130667899: MALYLVLKVGRDMYNNEVCMIEGFHDDLWERYKEYFNLRKLGPTFDRCRRRNVDGTYDSPSDVWYGIKLVKALNFLADNGYRVVSLMCSSPDVVMLERKQ, translated from the exons ATGGCGCTTTATTTAGTGCTTAAAGTTGGGCGTGATATGTATAATAACGAAGTATGTATGATTGAGGGATTCCATGATGATCTTTGGGAAAGGTACAAAGAATATTTCAATTTACGCAAACTGGGCCCTACTTTCGATAGGTGTAGAAGGAGAA ATGTGGATGGAACATATGACA gtCCCAGCGATGTGTGGTATGGAA TTAAACTAGTAAAAGCACTAAACTTTTTGGCTGATAATGGCTATCGCGTGGTTTCTTTAATGTGCAGCAGTCCTGATGTAGTGATGTTGGaaagaaaacaataa